One part of the Salmo salar chromosome ssa10, Ssal_v3.1, whole genome shotgun sequence genome encodes these proteins:
- the LOC106561069 gene encoding SIN3-HDAC complex-associated factor, with translation MFGFHKPKMYRSLDGCCICRAKSSSSRFTDSKRYENDFTSCFGLCETRSGEICNACVLLVKRCKKLPVGSKKNWNHVVDARGGPSLKISSRPKKRKSLSKRAMPIQISRLQKELKRNNSDAHSTTSSASPAQSPSYSNPSDEGSDTELSPGSSRSPVFSFLDLTYWKRQKVCCGIIYKGRFGEVLIDPHLFKPCCRKKRQQQQQELEEEEEEEEEEVEEEVVEEVEVAEEVVVRKEDEEVRSNSQESSESPQLQVIMTTSQTKEEVEEEDWRYCTTV, from the exons ATGTTTGGCTTTCACAAGCCAAAGATGTACCGGAGTTTAGACGGATGTTGCATCTGCCGCGCCAAGTCCTCCAGCTCACGCTTCACCGACAGCAAGCGGTACGAGAATGACTTCACGAGCTGTTTCGG ATTATGTGAAACTCGGTCTGGAGAAATCTGCAATGCCTGTGTACTCCTGGTGAAACGATGTAAGAAACTCCCAGTGGGGTCTAAGAAAAACTGGAATCAC GTGGTTGATGCCCGAGGAGGCCCCAGCCTAAAGATTTCCTCCAGGCCAAAGAAACGGAAGTCCCTCTCCAAGAGAGCCATGCCGATCCAGATCAGCCGACTGCAGAAAGAGCTAAAGAGGAACA ACTCTGATGCCCACAGCACCACGTCCAGTGCCTCCCCGGCCCAGTCTCCCAGCTACAGCAACCCTTCAGATGAGGGCTCCGACACGGAGCTCTCCCCAGGCTCCAGCCGCTCCCCTGTCTTCTCCTTCCTGGACCTCACCTACTGGAAGAG GCAAAAGGTGTGTTGTGGGATCATCTACAAGGGCCGCTTTGGGGAGGTGCTCATCGACCCTCACCTCTTCAAGCCCTGCTGCCGCAAGAAacggcaacagcagcagcaggagctggaggaggaagaagaagaagaagaggaggaggttgaggaggaggTTGTGGAAGAGGTAGAAGTGgcggaggaggtggtggtgaggAAGGAAGATGAGGAGGTGAGGTCAAACAGCCAGGAAAGCTCAGAGAGTCCTCAGCTACAGGTCATCATGACAACATCTCAGACCAAAGAGGAGGTTGAGGAGGAAGACTGGCGATATTGCACCACAGTGTGA